A genomic stretch from Dehalococcoidales bacterium includes:
- a CDS encoding DegV family protein has protein sequence MNHNESISRDCAIVQAFGRRQAVHFVVMHARAEHEVRKLQERIAAEFNCRELWVTELSTVMRYAVGTGTVGFACYTG, from the coding sequence TTGAATCACAACGAAAGTATTAGCCGGGATTGTGCGATTGTTCAGGCATTCGGTCGGCGACAAGCGGTGCATTTCGTGGTGATGCATGCTCGCGCTGAGCATGAGGTCAGGAAGCTTCAGGAGCGTATTGCCGCCGAGTTCAATTGCAGGGAACTCTGGGTGACCGAACTCAGCACGGTTATGAGATACGCTGTTGGTACCGGTACGGTAGGCTTTGCCTGCTATACAGGCTAG